The sequence ACCGCTGcttgttagtttgtgttattgtgtgaatttgttgaatccaaactaaccctttaaaacaccccTAACACAATAAACTAAATGATCAAGACAgtagtagaccagcaactcctgtgttcagaaaggtaaaattagtgtttttgtcGATGGATTTTGGCTTTTAAGAGAGCGTAGTtgcactttcagttcagttccctGTCTGGGAGGTACTGAgcacataaatgaataaatgagacttggattatactaaACAAATAGTGTCAGAGTTTTCCATCAGTTGTTTTGATATAGATTTACAATTACAACTGCCATTTATTGAGACTTCTCcaattttttattctttgctcACTGGAGGCGTGcaagaaaaatcattttcccAAATTCAATCGAACGTGGGTGATTcattgatataaaaatggtAATTTGAGGGTAATGTATTCTTCTAATTAAACATGAAGAAAATCAGGAGCATTATTTCTCCTTCCAAAATGAGAAATAAGGAAGATCtattgagagagaaaaaaacacaacaaatgtgtCTATGTACCATGTTTGTCTTCGTTGTTGAGATCTTGTGACGGCacctgtgattaaaaaaaaaaaacagtacttAACTATGCAGTGTTTTTCCATTTGAACACCTCATTGTTAAAGTCACTTACTACCTCCATCTCAGGAGCATCTGAGGGGGGAGGGACCGCCTCCTCCACGAGAAATTgctcatcttcatcctcctcgTCCTCAGATAGTCTCTTTCCATCCATGATGACTGGAGCTGAGGGCTTGGCACTGGACAGCCTGGAAGACGGACaaagagcttgactcatttcTGACTGAAAAATTAGATAACTTATAAGGTGCGACACATGCCATCACACTTTTATCTAATGCAACTGTTGACTGGTCTGACTTGTTCCACAGACTTAATAATTACACAGCTACAGACACTATCttcatttactttgtttacttGCATTTTATTGACTATTGTAAGTAGTGATTTTTTCCCACTGGCAGGGATGAGACTTGTGTGCACACTAACAGCCACAACACACGGGGCACAGCTGCTGCGCCACACATCTGCAGGAGCATGCCCGCACCAGAGCGCATTCATTTTAATCAATTGAAGCTGCTACACTAACCATGGAAGTCACGCTTGACCCCGTGGACACCACGCTGCTCAATGTTAATTTTATGCAGAtggtctattttttttctccatgcgCAGCTCTGCTGTCTTCCAACAGGTGAAAATTGCATAGAACTCAGTAAAAATTAGTACaagctgtttaaaaataataaaaataaaattcctcaTTGTACCGGAGGACATGCAATGCAGCAGAGCAACgttgtattttaacatttccaataaaTGTAGAATAGGTTTCCAAAACCTGCACAACTAAATGCATAATCATTAGTTAAAACTCAATGCACACACAATGAAGGTGGCATCAACCACACGTTGCAAAGACATTGTCTGCatagcacaaacaaaaacacgcTCTGCTCTGCCTAAGTGATGTCCCTGCCCCAAGCATTTTTGGCTACCAAAATTTATACACATAGAGAAGGAGGAGGATTCTCTCAGGCCACTATAAATCACATCAATGACACTGAATATGTGGTGAGGTCACCTCTCAGCTGGGGTCATGTCAGAATAACTTTCTTGTTTCTTGACTCTGGGAGGTGCTGGGCGAGCACTGCTGGGCCGTGGTATTCGCCTGTTGCTGCTAGATTGAAAGGAACACACACAGTACTGAAGTAAGCTGCTGAACTTACCATTTTGGAGCTAAAATACTTGCATTCATAcaagtaattattattttgtttcacaaGCCAAGTTTTTGTTTCCTTGACATCTTTTACATGCCAAATCCTCTGTTAACATCTCTCTGTGATTTGCCAAATGTCTACTTTGTGACAGCATCCAGATCGCAGGATGATAATTGTTGATTGGAACAACAAACATGGAACAGAACATTTGTAATTATtcaaatgaaaaggcaaaaattcaACTGTGTAATCTGCTGAGGCTGATCTTGAATCGGGCCTGGGAACAAACAcaggtttcaaaaacaaaacttacctagattttaaataaataaagcagtgcAATAACATTCTTGATACACTCATAATTCTCacataactttttatttgtttactgtttatGATTTTTGCaagtaaaatgtaatgtttagctggtgttttgcaaaatgagtCAAGGTTCAGAGTTGACTGTACAGACCTGGAGGCCATGTCAGATGGCGCCGAGGAGCCTGCAGTGTCTCCATTTTCCAGCGGGGCAGGTCTCTGAGCCAACAGAGCATCTCCGTCTGTGAAAGTACAGCAATGACTTGTTGTTAGCTCAGTTTATCAAGGATAAGGCATGTCATTGATGGATTCTGACAAGTAAGCAGTACACACCTTTATAATAAGTACATACCGGTGTCCTCCTTTCAGCTATATGATTCCACTCTAACAACGTTAGTTTTTAAACAATGTAACACAAATAAATCCAGCCATGTGCGTTCAGCCGGAGCCTCCTTGCATTTACTTCTAACCCATGCTGACTGTTAAGTGCTCCTTCTAAAATTCGACAAATTCCTTCatgtacttttaaaaattaccaGGATACTTAGGACTTAAGGCGAAGACAGAAATAGATTTTATCCTTTTGGACTTAAATTTTTCTATAATGTTAAACTTTTTCTTTAGTTCTGCTAatatcttttatcttttcccCATTACTTCTACAGTATCTAATTGCATTCACCTGCTTGTAAAAGGAGAGGGGATgtcttttgttttacatttcctGAGATTTTAACCTTTATTCCTTCTGCGCTGAGGTTTTTTGGAAGATTTTCCTTATCTTCTAGAAGAGTTTTGGCAGGGTCAGGAATCGTTGCCACTGGAAGCCTTTGAAGGCCTTGACAGTCATTGTAACCGATGTTGgcctttcaaaaataaacttgactGACTTGCTAAGATACTTTAACAATGAATTTCATTGCCCTTAATCGCTGAGTGTGTCGCTGAGTCGCTCCCAACCCAAAGGGAAAATCTGACATGTTTGGGAAGACAATTATTTGCTGTTCTTGAGTCAGATCAGAAGATCAGTAGTTTCATGTCTTGTGCTTTCAGTACGGAGGCATAAGTTGCTCCATACTCTTTCTCCATTATAGAAACCTACCACTGCAATTCTCTAAATGCATTTTAGATCAAGTGCTTCAACTCTCCTGTTATGCTGACACAATTTCACCATGGAAAATTCTTGTGTGAATCTAACAACCTTTATACTCTATTTTTGCATGCAACTGAACAAGAGAGATGAGATGGAGAACACTTACCTCCCTCACTGTCAGATTCATCTGTTGGAGAACAGAAAACGACAAGCATTATTTCCCTTCTAATACAGCTATTAAAATCATTATGGAGCAATGTAGCACACATGTATTaagtatgaaaaacaaatgaacaagtGGGCTGTGTatctttgtaatatttttaggaaaatgtttttggaaaacttttttttaatgtcatttcaaTGAATCTTTTGTTTCTGCCAACAGTAATCCTGATGAGTCACTGCTACCTCCCACCAAGGGAAACTAGTCAGTGATTCTATTAGACGTGTGCAGATAGAAAGCCGTCAACTATAAAACCATCCTGGACATACTAAAAAGCCCTTCTGTCAATGATTAAAGTGCATTTATTTTAGACATCTGTATTAACTATGTAAGATATGCCTCATTGGTGTAGGTgattaaaatagcatgctggaGAACAAAGACTTACCCTGACCTCCAATTTTGGGTCTCCGCCTCTGCCCTTTGGCAGATGAAGGCCGAGGTATTCTAGCTGGACTATCAGGCTGTGAGAGgagcaaagacaaaaaggagaCACGATTTTagaacagtcagtcagtcattttctgtaaccgcttgtcctcgtaagggtcgcggggggggctggagccaatcccagctgtcatcgggcggaaggcggggtacaccctggacagttcgccagactatcgcaaggccgacacatatagacgaacaaccatacacacccacagtcacacctaagagcaatttagagtcatcaattaacctgagctgcatgtctttggactgtgggaggaagccggagaccccggagagaacccacgcggacacagggagaacatgcaaactccgcacagaagggcccccaaccgggatttgaaccagggaccctcttgctgtgaggcaacagtgctaaccacaaagaaGCCCTGTCATGCATCTTTCTAAATTGTGCTTAACATTCATCatagtttattattttctctggTAAGCGTGAGGTACACTGGTACAGTGCTCTGATgcacaaataaacattaaaaattctaaacataaacataaaaattatCCTTTAaaccaggcatgtcaaactggtccacaggggggccggtgtggctgcaggtttttgtgccaaccaaccaagagcacacagtttgaccaatcaactgtctgaagacggagatcagttgattaaatgagtcaagtctggtgtgctgctacttggttggaaacaaaacctgcagccacaccggcccccctgtggaccagtttgacatgcctgctttAAACTATGCATTCAGAGACACCGCATCTTGCAAAATACTGACAATAAAAGTTATAAAGCAAGAAGAAGGAAGTGGGGTTGTAGGTTCAACATACAGCACTGTAACGGATTATATTAGGTAGCAAACAGGTAACAAAAGCTGCAtcgaaacagaaaaaaatggggaatactctcttaaagggacagaggCATTCGAAAAGACAGCGAAAAGGCCCAAGAGACTGAGGGGAcagttttctattttattttattttattttgtaaaatgaaaaaaaagcaaaaaacattcagaaacaGCTTTGGATGCAGGGATTTGTTTCTTAATGTATTGCAGAGCTATTTAATTGCCTTGCATATTTATTTGGAttgatttaaataacttttagAAGAAAGATCATActacaatacaaaaacatgggaatttAATGAGGAGAGGTAAGAATCCTCTTTAAAATAGCAACAAAGCAAAGCTGATAATGGAGGAAACTGTGAATCAGTTCATACCTGGTTCTCAACTGCTTCTGCAGGCTGCACGGGCAAAGAACACAGTATTACATCATGCACTAAacaaataatcacatttatAAATTGTCGAGATAATTATATACTGCACTCCAAATTAGCGCGAAATAAAGTAGTCTGCCACCTCAAGCCCATTGCATTAGCCACTACATTCTAAGACTAAAATGCAGTATGCTGTAGCTCTAATTTGCTACTGATTGATTCTACAGGGTTCAATACCTCATCTTCATCTGGTTTTGATTCCTTGCAAGaataaaaagcacacaaaataGATAATacactagatttttttttttttacaaggtgCAAAACATATCAAGTTTAACCTAGCACATAAAATCTGTGACCAACTCTATATTTCTGTAGCTGGACGTGGCCACACCAATATTAAAGATGAGAAAATCAAACGGTCCCTGTGCAAGACATTATATCTTGTGACAGAGCTTACCGCTGGCACAGGTTTGGCTGTTTTGCTCGGCTCAGGGCTGGGTTTCTGCTCTGGTTCCTCTGACACTCTGACCTGTGCGCAAACcgaaaaaacacaacttaaatAACTGCATTTGTTGCTAATATTTAAGCTTTAAGTGGTGTTAATGGGCATACCTTTCTATTGCTGCTCTCcccactttttttcctctcttcccccTCTTTGTGtcgctctctgtctttctcccgctctttgtctctgtctcttcgtttttctttgtctctttcccGGTCTCTGTGAGAATCCTTATCTCTCGTCTTTTCTCTGCCTTTGTCTCTCTCCTTGTCTTTTTCCCTTTCTCgatccctctctttgtctttctccttGTCCCTGTCTTTGACTCTtcctttgtctttgtccttgtCTCGCTCCTGGTCGCGgctcttgtctttgtctctgtctttggcGTGCTGCTCCTGTTCGCTGCGGTGGTGTTTATCAGAGCGCTCCCTGTCCCGGTGGTGCTCCTTCTCCCCATCTCTGCGTCTGCTCTCCTGCTCTTTGGGCTGGTCTGGGTCCTTCTGGTCTCGGCTCCCACTGCGCTCAGTaatctttttcttctcctggAGTAGTTTGTGTCAACACAGAGGGTGAGGATTTAATGGCAGCCAAGGATACATACTGGAGAACTAAGTATTTTATCAGCTCTAGCTAAATGTTAACACAAATGTTGACATTAGATTTAAAGCCCCCCTCGAGCCAGTCTTACCTCTTATCTAACAGTTAACATTCTTTAGAATAGTAACGAAACTGAAACTTCTATATCTTGGAAAACAACAATATGGCacgtaataataattattaactCTATTTTTAGGccacaaatgaaaaaagaattaGCACAACACGccgactctctctctctctcgctctcttcttTACCGCCTCCACCTGCTGCAGCCGTCAGTTGTCATGGTGGCCAGGTGCCGtttggctgctgctgcaccGGGGATGGAGTGCATCTCAGGACAGGTAGATATGCTGGTGAGGTCAACTGTTTGCAATGGAGTTAATAGGAAGTTTTGGAAGTTCACTGTCTACCAAAATTGTCTGCTCTCGCCTCATCTCATGCAACTGATGCTTTTCTAACAggactttttgactttttaactgAAAGTTGTGCACTTTCCAGCAACTACACGTCTTAGAGGCCAGTGCTAGTGGACAGTGCATTGTTTTAAAACCTCCCAAAACTGCATTAAAGACTGTGGACCTCTGCAACATGTCTATCCATCCTGCGGTGCCTGAGGCCAAGAGATGAAGAGAACAAGTAGGAGAGACAGTCGGTGTATTGTGCTATTTCTGCCAGTAGGATATGGTGTAATTCACTGTGTTGATAGCACGCGTTCATCTTACATAGGCTACAAATGCAATTAGGAAAATAAACGAGACATTAAACTGAGgtgaaagaaactaaaaaatgaaatgaagacCTCAGGTGgcaaatacaaaatgttaagGCTAAGCTAACTAAATATCTaagttagctaacgttactAAAACTGACAAACAGATCAactaacagacagaaaaacGGACACAACTACACAGGGAGATACAACTAAGGCCATAATATTACAACTCTGGTTGAATACAAGATAAATCAGCTCAAAACGATGTTTATGAAGTTAGTGACAATGTATCTGCAGAAGCATGTAAGATAACATGTGACTGGCAGACTCTACAATAGTCATATGTCTCCTTCCCCTTTTAACAACCTTCTtcattatttgtcaaaaaaaattaacacgccacctctctctctcacttgcTCTCTTCTTTACTCGACATGATTcagaaaaatatgcaatatcATAAAAAGGCCAAATACACCAGAGGGGAGGCTTCAATACCAAATGCAGGTTGGATCAGTGTGTATGTCCATGTTTTGCGTGGTCTGAGGACTCTGACCTCTCTATCCAGATGACGTTCACGTCCCTCCCTGTTTTCCTTGTCCTGGGATCTGGAGGTGCTGGCCTTGGTCTTTATGTCCACCTTTTCTCCTGCAAGCACTCGTTTCACTGCATCATCACTGGACATCTGTAAATCAAGTGCAGGAGAATCATTCAGTTTAATAAAGCAATAATATCAATGAGTAATGATAATTAGTGTTTGAGCATTTAACAAGGATGGTGGCATTTTTTCTAATATTGGACTGATGAGCAAGCATGTAGCATATCTGACCAGCTGCCCTGTCTGACTGACTTAGCTTTTACTTTTGCTGCTTTGAAGACATCTGGTTTGAAACTTGTAATACTCGGAAATATCTCTTACACAAGTGTAACCAGATGTCTTCAAAGcagcaaaagtaaaatgttGCATAAGATCTGAGAGGAATACATACATTGTACATGACATGAAATCAAAATACTGTGTAAAGAACAACTATCCCTAAGGCACCAGCCTGTCTGTTTACACTCCATCTCCAGGGTTCAATTAAAATCCTTCAAAGTTTCTCCCCGAGGTAGCAAGACAATTTCCCCAAGAGTGCaatattttgatgtgaaaaataacacacactgaATATTCTTTTTATGTACTGCCATAACTGTATTGTTTCTCCAGAACAACACAGACAATATGATCAATGAATGAACTGGAGATATTGGAGAAttagaaagtgtgtgtgcatttccaATTTCCCTTTCtcagtatgtgtttgtgtaagctCCAAAGAACACAGACCTTGTTGATGCAGCACTTGGCAATGGCCTGCAGCAGCTCGTTGGTTTTCTCGGGCTCATGGCCGGCCACAATGCGTGCTGGCTTTGCCGCCAGGGGCTCCCCGCTCACCAGCATCACGACATCTATTGCTTTCTGGAGGAAAACTATCTTAGAGTCCTTATCCtaggaagagaaaagagaggctATGAGGAACGGGAGAGATGTGGGATGGGGGGTGGGTGGGATGTGgttatgaaagaaaatgacaaattctaCATCGTGTGCATAGTCTTGCATAGTTGACTCTGATTCCTCTCTTTTCTTGACCAGGCtattcaaataaacacattacattttactttgCAATGTGtacaatttgaaaataatttgctACACATAATGTAGAAGtctaaaaaatctgattttatggTGTAATGGTTAGCTTTCTGAACATAAAATCTAGCAATTCGGGGGCAAATCCTGAATCTGGAAGGTCCACTGAGTAACATTCTGGTTTGTGAGGCAGCGGGAAAGAGGAAATGGAGAACCTTAAGTTATAACAAGGACAAAATGAAGATCAAAAAAGTATCCTTCCCTTCTTTGATTTGATGATTGCATTTATGTACGCATGTAAATAAGATGGACCCTGTTCCAGACAAATGACCCAGCTAATCAGTGCTTCTGGTCTATCAGCCTGCTGCATCTGACAAGTCTGCCAGCTGTGTAACATAAGGACCTGAAGCTAATAGGAATGAGTACACAGTGTTATCCTGGTTGACCCGGCTAAACCAGGATAAAAGTGAAGTATTAGTTAAAGCTTCTTAGAAAGAGAAATTTGACACAGAATTGAATTCTCTGGGATTTAACCCCAGCCGACAAACATGAAACTTTGGTGTTATCTTTGATCTAGCTGGTCATGATGTTGCTATGCAtgcataacattttaaagagtaCTAAATAGTCTGTCAACAAAGTActtgtttaaatatgtttattgtatgaagaGGGAGCATCCCTCTGGTCCTCTGGCACCAGCATTTAAGTTTTTCTGAAGAACAGGAAAAAACGTTGTGGAGGGGGATTGTCCACATTCTTGCTGACCTTCTGGAGAAGATGGAAATTATAAATACAACAACCACATACTGACATTATTAAATTAGAGTTACACGCCTGCTGTAAGGCATCTAGTGTCTAACCTTTATCATGACCTAGCATCTTTCTATCCAGTATCGATGTGGGGTCAACTCTCAAACAGCAGACTTGAGTTCTGACACCTTGGCAGGCCCTCTTTGTCATGTCCTGCCAGATCCTCTCACTCAGTAAGTCACACAGACAGCGTGTAGAGTTACCCCCACACAGACGCCCTCAGACTGTCCCATGTAACGCACACGTGACCTCATACAAAAATAAGGCTGCTGCTTAGgatataaatacatattctgTTACATTAACAGAGACACGTTAACATGAGGGGAGCACTGTCAATCGATGGATGGTGATATCAGTTTTGTGCAGCGGCAGGCCAGAGGTTACAGAGTGTGATCAACTTACCTTAACATTATCtgacttcatttcattttcttcataaaGGCCTTTCAAAAACCCTGTGGTTCTGATGATCTGAAAGTGGTGAGAAATAAAGGTTACACGCTAATTTGCTGGATAATATGCAATTTAAGCTCTCTCCTACTACCTAAACCATAATTAGGTTCTTTTATGAAAGTATCAGCTTTAAAGCAGCTCATCAGATGAAGGGAGTCACACATGCCGACACACTTGCTTTTAATCAAATATACATGAACCCACAGTGAAATATTAGACTACTCAACATGTGGAGAGTGGGAGATCTCAAATCTGTTAAGAAAAGTGAAACAGATTTTACTCTGCTTGACACCTTGTTTCAAAGGATTCtgttctgtgaaaaaaatatgttagtaATGACAACAAAGGACGCTGTATGTGAGAATAAgtcatttcttaaaataaagatCCAAGTAAATTTTGTTATACCATGAAATATTTCCATTGACGAATGGTATTAACCGATTAAAAAGCTCAGAaccagttattattatttatttgatgtagCACTTACAATTTTGGTACCACATATATTTAATCTATGTTAACTCACCTAATATACTACCcagattttttgtctttgtaaatTGGTGATTATTTGAACTTCAAGTTTGCAGTCAATATCTGGTGACTGTTCAGGTACCAAAGCTGACCAAGTGATGATGTGTTGCCAttgccaaataaaataacaacacaagTTTTCGTTTTAACCTTCTTTGGGAACAAGATTGCAGATGCTTCTTTTTGTCAACAATctacattatatttaaaagtaacaaaaaaatctaactaaCTGTATGTATGTTCAACATCTTCTGTTAGTATATAATTCTGAATGGCAGCTTTCCTCTTTATAAACTCCTCCAGTCTACAAGTGGTACATTACCTCTATGCTATACAGCAAGTAGAAGAAAACAAATGCTTGATTAGTAGCTGGCCCCAGTGTGTACCTAAACAGAGATTAACAGATGCTGTGGCTTTCTGAACAGATACAAACTGCCAAGTACTTAGACATTACAGACAGTACACAATTGACTGTGGAGTACATCACTAAGCCTCTCAGCCCTTCCAAAAAGTACTCAAGGCTTCATGTGTATCTGTAACATGGTCACATGTGGGTGCCTCCACTTTGCAATTAGCTTAGAAAAACACACTCTTTGAACGGTGATTAACCGTAGCACAACTTAACACTTAGTTATCTCAACTTATCGAACAGTCCAGCTGCAATAAGCTGCTCAGCATCCGTGATCCCAACATGACGGATTCGAAGAACCAGACAAATTTAACCAACTTAGTGCTTACAATCGTCTCACTCCATTTAGCTGCAGTGGATAAAACTGGTTTGTTGATCCCTGCGTGTGCTCAGATCGTGCCTAGCAACAAGGCGACGCCGTAGACACGACTAGCTAGCTTATTAGCTAACAACTATATTAACTCACTAGAAAACCTAATATTGAATTGCAAGTGAATGTTAGCAGCTCTTTATTTGGCTGCTGGTCGACTTCAATGGTTGAAGTGCTTGGCGAACCTTATTTGTGCAACGTCAGACAGATTGATGGCTTGagaaaagctgcagaaacactAAGAAGTTAACGTCAGCTAACTTACTCGGTTAGCATAGTTCATGCTAACATTGGTACATTGGCGAGCTAACTGGCAagcttttctatgtttttaggTTACATAGGTCCACAGTGCGTCAACATATGCAGGTAAAGGTGGTTCGTGGAGTTAGCAAAGCAAACGCCAGCTTGCTAACGTTATCATATCGTTAGCATAGCAGCCTCACCTCACTGAAGATATCATGAAGGTATCGAAACGGCGGCTTGCTTAGCAATTTCTCCGTCAGAGGTGGTTTCTTTATCACTTTtcccagcgtgtcctgggtcttttTCACCACTGCACCATTCATGGCAGCGGTCGAAAATACAGCTAAGACGTTTGAATGCGGATGAGACGGCAAAAAACTAATATGGAGTAAAAACAACTTGGTGGCTCTGTCGCCCGGTTGCTATGTCAATATACTGCTATCCCACAGTGCATCATTCATGAAGACTGCGCCTGCGCAGAGGGTTGCGGTTGCTAAGCGCTGCCTGTGCCCATAGCAACAGCTAACAATCTGCGACAAAGCTGGAGTAAAGTagtgatagatagatagatagatagatagatagatagatagatagatagatagatagatagatagatagatagatagatagatagatagatagacagacagacagacagacagatagatagatagatagacagatagatagattgatagactgattgatagatagatagatgttttgttgctgacctctATCAACAGCAGGATATTGCTTAGCTTCTATGTTGGATTCCAGCCTTAAAAACAGATATGTGCTCCATAcaacccacttcaaaaaatcctaaCTATCCATTTATGGTCAGCAACCAATGGAGACCAGTCATTTAGTGTTGGATGTAAGAGATGCCCCATGTTTGGATGATGTACTATGTGATGTGTGCAACAGTGTATTGCTGAGCCCTCTAGCAGTGTGTTACTACTAACCTATTGAGCCTCACGCATACTTTTACTTCTTACACTTGTTCCCCTTCCCATAACATCAACTGTTTGGaatacaatttttatttaatgttaatttagtttaatttaatttaacttccACGtcataagttgtttttttgtttgtttggctttttttatgtcacatacTGAGACCCTACAAAAAGTTGTTGTTCAGTGATAACCAGCTTAAATCAATCAGACTGTATCATTTGGTACATCAGATCTAGCAGTCAAACACTGTGCTTCattcagttaaaaaatgattcatcGTTATTTATAGCACACAACTTTGCGATACCTGTTTGGTGAGTTCAGTTAAATGATAACACATCTgacaaaagagaagaaatacTGAAGGATAGGTTCAGATGACTGTTGCTTCGTGCTGTCAAGGTAAGACATCTACTGCATACGACCTCAGGTGACAGAAATACCTGAATTAACTTTTctattacaaaaaattaccataGTGATTTTCATAGGCTTGATATAAAAGCTTCATAAAGCTTGTTACTGAAAATGTTGTACATAATTAGAGATTTTTTTGAATCCTACTTTTagacacaaatgttttttaaatttatagaAATGGTACAGTAGCCCATTGTATCAGACTTTGTTCAAATGACACAAAGAATCAGAAATAGTGCAGTAGtaactttttaatttcattataaatTCACTCATGATGACAGctaacaaaaatgaatattataaaATGGTGGCGGCTGGAGCTTCTACACAAATATGATGTTTAGAAATTATTTCTTAACTGTTCGTTTACTGTACATACAGCCGTGTGAATCGCAGCCTGTCAAGCTTGTTTGGTAAGTTAGCATTGCAGAAGTAAACATGAACTGCAGATATCTGTATTATGTAAACCCTGCGATCCCAGTGCAAAAATTGAACTGTCTTTCCACAACATTGCAGTTCTCTCAAAGGAC is a genomic window of Plectropomus leopardus isolate mb chromosome 10, YSFRI_Pleo_2.0, whole genome shotgun sequence containing:
- the traf3ip1 gene encoding TRAF3-interacting protein 1 isoform X3 produces the protein MNGAVVKKTQDTLGKVIKKPPLTEKLLSKPPFRYLHDIFSEIIRTTGFLKGLYEENEMKSDNVKDKDSKIVFLQKAIDVVMLVSGEPLAAKPARIVAGHEPEKTNELLQAIAKCCINKMSSDDAVKRVLAGEKVDIKTKASTSRSQDKENREGRERHLDREEKKKITERSGSRDQKDPDQPKEQESRRRDGEKEHHRDRERSDKHHRSEQEQHAKDRDKDKSRDQERDKDKDKGRVKDRDKEKDKERDREREKDKERDKGREKTRDKDSHRDRERDKEKRRDRDKEREKDRERHKEGEERKKSGESSNRKVRVSEEPEQKPSPEPSKTAKPVPAPAEAVENQPDSPARIPRPSSAKGQRRRPKIGDESDSEGDGDALLAQRPAPLENGDTAGSSAPSDMASSSNRRIPRPSSARPAPPRVKKQESYSDMTPAERLSSAKPSAPVIMDGKRLSEDEEDEDEQFLVEEAVPPPSDAPEMEVPSQDLNNEDKHGGLVKKILETKKDYELSPSSPKSKEQNIVSEAARKKERDLVTREIERLRSSIQTVCRSTLPLGKIMDYIQEDMDAMQAELHTWRRENKEHAQALLQEQRATDRAVEPLKSELAELEQLIKDQQDKICAVKSNILKNEEKIQKMVTGINFSSRT
- the traf3ip1 gene encoding TRAF3-interacting protein 1 isoform X1, whose product is MNGAVVKKTQDTLGKVIKKPPLTEKLLSKPPFRYLHDIFSEIIRTTGFLKGLYEENEMKSDNVKDKDSKIVFLQKAIDVVMLVSGEPLAAKPARIVAGHEPEKTNELLQAIAKCCINKMSSDDAVKRVLAGEKVDIKTKASTSRSQDKENREGRERHLDREEKKKITERSGSRDQKDPDQPKEQESRRRDGEKEHHRDRERSDKHHRSEQEQHAKDRDKDKSRDQERDKDKDKGRVKDRDKEKDKERDREREKDKERDKGREKTRDKDSHRDRERDKEKRRDRDKEREKDRERHKEGEERKKSGESSNRKVRVSEEPEQKPSPEPSKTAKPVPAPAEAVENQPDSPARIPRPSSAKGQRRRPKIGGQDESDSEGDGDALLAQRPAPLENGDTAGSSAPSDMASSSNRRIPRPSSARPAPPRVKKQESYSDMTPAERLSSAKPSAPVIMDGKRLSEDEEDEDEQFLVEEAVPPPSDAPEMEVPSQDLNNEDKHGGLVKKILETKKDYELSPSSPKSKEQNIVSEAARKKERDLVTREIERLRSSIQTVCRSTLPLGKIMDYIQEDMDAMQAELHTWRRENKEHAQALLQEQRATDRAVEPLKSELAELEQLIKDQQDKICAVKSNILKNEEKIQKMVTGINFSSRT
- the traf3ip1 gene encoding TRAF3-interacting protein 1 isoform X2; this encodes MNGAVVKKTQDTLGKVIKKPPLTEKLLSKPPFRYLHDIFSEIIRTTGFLKGLYEENEMKSDNVKDKDSKIVFLQKAIDVVMLVSGEPLAAKPARIVAGHEPEKTNELLQAIAKCCINKMSSDDAVKRVLAGEKVDIKTKASTSRSQDKENREGRERHLDREEKKKITERSGSRDQKDPDQPKEQESRRRDGEKEHHRDRERSDKHHRSEQEQHAKDRDKDKSRDQERDKDKDKGRVKDRDKEKDKERDREREKDKERDKGREKTRDKDSHRDRERDKEKRRDRDKEREKDRERHKEGEERKKSGESSNRKVRVSEEPEQKPSPEPSKTAKPVPAPAEAVENQPDSPARIPRPSSAKGQRRRPKIGGQDESDSEGDGDALLAQRPAPLENGDTAGSSAPSDMASSNRRIPRPSSARPAPPRVKKQESYSDMTPAERLSSAKPSAPVIMDGKRLSEDEEDEDEQFLVEEAVPPPSDAPEMEVPSQDLNNEDKHGGLVKKILETKKDYELSPSSPKSKEQNIVSEAARKKERDLVTREIERLRSSIQTVCRSTLPLGKIMDYIQEDMDAMQAELHTWRRENKEHAQALLQEQRATDRAVEPLKSELAELEQLIKDQQDKICAVKSNILKNEEKIQKMVTGINFSSRT